Proteins encoded in a region of the Streptomyces sp. NBC_01471 genome:
- a CDS encoding DUF3472 domain-containing protein — protein MRMRHLLTTGTLATAAGAAVLLMGPAAPVQAADTGQTPGTYAYWSAPSDVTSVSIPMTLQHSPGNYNAYWSTQFDFAGSGASGYMGFQTHADGGGMFLVSIWNGTEATAGGSGTYCQDFDESGTGKTCRLDQRPVEGHQYAMEAAQQSGSYWKYSIVDRTAGTTTVLGTIKIDGDHPMAGSSFNSWTEYFDWNNPATVCADAKYSKLLFGIPTTSAGKGTYNSSSLSDTCQSIAKVTLGASGATEENGIGQ, from the coding sequence ATGCGGATGCGGCACCTGCTCACCACCGGAACACTGGCCACGGCGGCGGGCGCCGCCGTGCTGCTCATGGGGCCCGCGGCCCCCGTCCAGGCCGCGGACACCGGGCAGACCCCGGGTACGTACGCCTACTGGAGCGCGCCGTCCGACGTCACATCGGTCTCGATCCCGATGACGCTCCAGCACTCGCCCGGCAACTACAACGCCTACTGGTCGACCCAGTTCGACTTCGCGGGCAGCGGGGCCTCCGGCTACATGGGGTTCCAGACCCACGCGGACGGCGGCGGGATGTTCCTCGTCTCGATCTGGAACGGTACGGAGGCCACCGCGGGCGGCTCCGGCACCTACTGCCAGGACTTCGACGAGAGCGGCACCGGCAAGACCTGCCGTCTCGACCAGCGCCCCGTCGAGGGGCACCAGTACGCGATGGAGGCGGCGCAGCAGTCCGGCTCGTACTGGAAGTACTCCATCGTCGACAGGACCGCGGGCACCACCACGGTCCTCGGGACCATCAAGATCGACGGCGACCACCCGATGGCCGGCTCCAGTTTCAACAGCTGGACCGAGTACTTCGACTGGAACAACCCGGCCACCGTCTGCGCCGACGCCAAGTACTCGAAGCTGCTGTTCGGCATCCCCACCACCAGCGCGGGCAAAGGGACTTACAACTCGTCCAGTCTCAGTGACACCTGCCAGTCCATCGCCAAGGTGACCCTCGGTGCCTCCGGGGCGACGGAGGAGAACGGCATCGGGCAGTAG
- a CDS encoding bifunctional [glutamine synthetase] adenylyltransferase/[glutamine synthetase]-adenylyl-L-tyrosine phosphorylase yields MSVPGRRGSTFTRLLRHGFTDPAAAERLLDAPELASVRHDPVLLDALGATADPDLALLGLVRMAEAQQPDERQTLLDTLIAAKPLRDRLLGVLGASEALGDHLARHPHDWHALVTYETADLHPGVPEFEHGLADAADAVELRIAYRRCLLAIAARDVCGTTDVRQAAAELADLATATLRAALAIASAAAPEDAALCRLAVVAMGKCGGHELNYVSDVDVIFVAEPIEPTGTGAGADEAGAMQAATRLAAHMMRICSDTNIEGTIWPVDANLRPEGRNGPLVRTLSSHLAYYDRWAKTWEFQALLKARAVAGDPELGAEYTEAVGPLVWQASERENFVADAQKMRRRVIDNIPPALVERELKLGPGGLRDVEFAVQLLQLVHGRNDATLRSGNTLEALEALAAGGYVGRTDAAQLDAAYRFLRAMEHRIQLYRLRRTHLVPDDPADLRRLGRSLGLRTEPVAELTKAWKRHATVVRRLHEKLFYRPLLDAVAQLAPGEIRLSPRAAGQRLEALGYADPAGALRHLEALSSGVSRKAAIQRTLLPVLLGWFADSADPDAGLLGFRKVSDALGKTPWYLRLLRDEGAAAENLARVLSAGRLAPDLLLRAPEAVALLGARGGLEPRPREILEQEVLSAVGRAETPEGAVTSARGVRRRELFRTAAADLIGSYGTEDNPAESDPGALVDRVGNAVTDLNAATIAGALRAAVRAQWGDTLPTRFAVIGMGRFGGHELSYGSDADVLFLHAPRDGVDDQEAARAANAVVAEMRRLLQLPTADPPLLIDADLRPEGKSGPLVRTLASYAAYYRRWSGVWESQALLRAEPMAGDAELGRSFIELVDPLRYPPEGIGEDAVREIRRLKARMESERMPRGADPTLHAKLGRGGLSDVEWTVQLLQMQHAWEVPGLRTTRTRTALAAAHEAELLSTEDTQTLDEAWVLASRVRNAVMLVRGRAGDTFPSDGRELAAMARYLGYETGHVGDMLDDYRRATRRARGVMEERFYGG; encoded by the coding sequence ATGAGCGTGCCGGGACGCAGAGGCAGTACGTTCACCCGGCTGCTCCGGCACGGTTTCACCGACCCCGCCGCGGCCGAGCGGCTGCTCGACGCCCCGGAGCTGGCCTCCGTACGCCATGACCCCGTCCTGCTCGACGCGCTCGGCGCCACCGCCGATCCGGACCTCGCCCTGCTCGGTCTGGTCCGGATGGCCGAGGCCCAGCAGCCCGACGAGCGGCAGACGCTGCTGGACACGCTGATCGCGGCCAAGCCGCTGCGCGACCGGCTGCTCGGGGTGCTCGGTGCGTCCGAGGCGCTCGGCGACCACCTGGCGCGGCACCCGCACGACTGGCACGCCCTCGTCACGTACGAGACGGCCGATCTGCATCCCGGCGTTCCCGAGTTCGAGCACGGACTCGCCGACGCCGCCGACGCCGTGGAGCTGCGGATCGCCTACCGGCGGTGTCTGCTGGCCATCGCCGCCCGGGACGTCTGCGGCACGACCGACGTCCGGCAGGCCGCCGCCGAACTGGCCGACCTGGCCACCGCCACCCTGCGCGCCGCGCTCGCCATAGCGTCGGCAGCGGCCCCCGAGGACGCCGCGCTCTGCCGCCTCGCCGTCGTCGCGATGGGCAAGTGCGGCGGCCACGAGCTCAACTACGTGTCCGACGTGGACGTCATCTTCGTCGCCGAGCCCATCGAGCCCACCGGGACCGGGGCGGGCGCCGACGAGGCCGGGGCCATGCAGGCCGCCACCCGGCTCGCCGCGCACATGATGCGGATCTGCTCCGACACCAACATCGAGGGCACCATCTGGCCCGTCGACGCGAACCTGCGGCCCGAGGGCCGCAACGGACCGCTGGTCCGTACGCTCTCCAGCCATCTCGCGTACTACGACCGCTGGGCCAAGACCTGGGAGTTCCAGGCGCTGCTCAAGGCCCGCGCGGTCGCCGGTGACCCGGAGCTCGGCGCGGAGTACACCGAAGCGGTCGGGCCCCTCGTGTGGCAGGCGTCCGAGCGGGAGAACTTCGTCGCCGACGCCCAGAAGATGCGCCGCAGGGTCATCGACAACATCCCCCCGGCCCTCGTCGAGCGCGAGCTGAAACTCGGGCCCGGCGGGCTGCGGGACGTGGAGTTCGCCGTCCAGCTGCTCCAGCTCGTGCACGGCCGCAACGACGCGACCCTGCGCAGCGGCAACACCCTGGAGGCCCTGGAGGCCCTGGCGGCCGGCGGCTACGTGGGCAGGACCGACGCGGCGCAGCTCGACGCGGCCTACCGCTTCCTGCGGGCCATGGAGCACCGGATCCAGCTGTACCGGCTCCGCCGCACCCACCTGGTGCCGGACGACCCGGCGGACCTGCGCAGGCTCGGACGTTCGCTGGGACTGCGCACCGAGCCCGTCGCCGAGCTCACCAAGGCGTGGAAGCGGCACGCGACGGTCGTCAGGCGGCTGCACGAGAAGCTCTTCTACCGGCCGCTCCTCGACGCCGTCGCCCAGCTGGCGCCCGGCGAGATCCGGCTCAGCCCGCGGGCGGCCGGCCAGCGCCTCGAAGCACTCGGCTACGCCGACCCGGCCGGCGCCCTGCGGCATCTGGAGGCGCTGTCCTCCGGGGTCTCCAGGAAGGCCGCCATCCAGCGCACCCTGCTGCCCGTGCTGCTCGGCTGGTTCGCGGACTCCGCCGACCCGGACGCGGGGCTGCTCGGCTTCCGCAAGGTCTCCGACGCGCTGGGCAAGACCCCCTGGTACCTGCGGCTGCTGCGGGACGAGGGCGCCGCCGCCGAGAATCTGGCCCGGGTCCTCTCGGCCGGCCGGCTCGCCCCCGACCTGCTGCTGCGTGCCCCGGAGGCGGTCGCGCTGCTCGGCGCCCGCGGCGGGCTCGAACCGCGCCCCCGCGAGATCCTGGAGCAGGAGGTCCTGTCGGCCGTCGGCCGCGCCGAGACCCCCGAGGGCGCCGTCACGTCCGCGCGCGGGGTGCGCCGCCGTGAACTGTTCCGTACCGCGGCCGCCGACCTCATCGGCTCGTACGGCACCGAGGACAACCCGGCGGAGTCCGACCCCGGGGCGCTGGTCGACCGGGTCGGCAACGCCGTCACCGATCTGAACGCCGCCACCATCGCGGGCGCGCTGCGGGCCGCCGTACGGGCACAGTGGGGCGACACCCTGCCCACCCGGTTCGCGGTCATCGGCATGGGCCGCTTCGGGGGCCACGAGCTGAGCTACGGCTCGGACGCCGACGTGCTCTTCCTGCACGCGCCGCGCGACGGCGTGGACGACCAGGAGGCGGCCCGTGCCGCGAACGCCGTCGTGGCCGAGATGCGCAGGCTCCTCCAGCTCCCGACCGCGGACCCGCCGCTGCTGATCGACGCCGATCTGCGGCCCGAGGGCAAGAGCGGCCCCCTGGTGCGGACGCTGGCCTCGTACGCCGCGTACTACCGGCGCTGGTCGGGCGTCTGGGAGAGCCAGGCGCTGCTGCGCGCCGAGCCGATGGCGGGCGACGCGGAGCTGGGTCGCAGCTTCATCGAGCTCGTCGATCCGCTGCGGTATCCCCCCGAGGGCATCGGTGAGGACGCCGTACGCGAGATCCGCCGTCTCAAGGCGCGGATGGAGTCCGAGCGGATGCCGCGCGGGGCCGACCCGACGCTCCACGCGAAGCTGGGCCGGGGCGGGCTCAGCGACGTGGAGTGGACCGTGCAGCTGTTGCAGATGCAGCACGCCTGGGAGGTGCCGGGGCTGCGGACCACCCGCACCCGGACCGCGCTGGCCGCCGCGCACGAGGCGGAGCTGCTCTCGACCGAGGACACGCAGACGCTGGACGAGGCGTGGGTGCTGGCTTCGCGGGTGCGCAACGCGGTGATGCTGGTGCGGGGGAGGGCCGGTGACACGTTTCCGTCGGACGGGCGGGAGCTGGCCGCGATGGCGCGGTACCTGGGGTACGAGACCGGGCACGTGGGGGACATGCTGGACGACTACCGGCGCGCGACCAGGCGGGCCCGCGGGGTCATGGAGGAGCGGTTCTACGGGGGGTAG
- a CDS encoding phosphatase PAP2 family protein: protein MGETTVKTLDGHQATASPVVAKKPHISVIGRLRAPRRPRIWFEVLLIAVSYWGYSLIRNAVPEQKAEALRNADWIWRAENFLGISVEQNINHAVNSVTWLIVGMNYYYATLHFIMTIGVLVWLFHFHPGRYAAARLALFATTAVALAGYYLFPLAPPRLMNNSHFIDTVLVHQTWGSMASGNLKNMSNQYAAMPSMHIGWSLWCGLIIFALARAPWVRILGLLYPALTLLVIVSTANHFWLDAVGGVLCLAFGTGLSYAWYGALPHKLPRVPEKVRAGGTFTQGIHGTLKPVPATPAPSPAPGPPTAPARSSSRSGD, encoded by the coding sequence ATGGGTGAAACGACCGTGAAGACACTGGACGGCCATCAGGCCACCGCGTCACCCGTCGTGGCCAAGAAACCTCACATCTCAGTCATCGGGCGTCTGCGTGCACCCCGACGCCCCCGCATCTGGTTCGAAGTACTGCTGATCGCGGTGAGTTACTGGGGTTACTCCCTGATCCGCAACGCGGTGCCCGAGCAGAAGGCGGAGGCGCTGCGCAACGCGGACTGGATCTGGCGCGCCGAGAACTTTCTCGGTATCTCGGTCGAGCAGAACATCAACCACGCCGTGAATTCGGTGACATGGCTGATCGTCGGGATGAACTACTACTACGCGACGCTGCACTTCATCATGACCATCGGCGTCCTGGTCTGGCTGTTCCACTTCCATCCGGGGCGCTACGCGGCGGCCCGCCTGGCGCTCTTCGCGACGACCGCGGTGGCGCTGGCCGGCTACTACCTGTTCCCGCTGGCACCGCCGCGCCTGATGAACAACAGCCACTTCATCGACACCGTGCTGGTGCACCAGACCTGGGGTTCGATGGCCTCGGGCAACCTGAAGAACATGTCGAACCAGTACGCGGCGATGCCGTCGATGCACATCGGCTGGTCGCTCTGGTGCGGCCTGATCATCTTCGCGCTGGCCCGCGCCCCCTGGGTGCGGATCCTGGGCCTGCTGTACCCCGCCCTGACGCTCCTGGTGATCGTCTCGACGGCGAACCACTTCTGGCTGGACGCGGTGGGCGGGGTGCTCTGCCTGGCCTTCGGGACAGGTCTCTCGTACGCCTGGTACGGGGCACTGCCGCACAAGCTGCCCCGGGTCCCGGAGAAGGTCAGAGCGGGCGGCACGTTCACACAGGGCATCCACGGCACGCTGAAGCCGGTACCCGCGACCCCGGCCCCGTCGCCCGCACCAGGCCCCCCGACCGCTCCGGCCCGAAGTTCAAGCCGGTCCGGCGACTGA
- a CDS encoding LacI family DNA-binding transcriptional regulator, which yields MTARLADIATQAGVSEATVSRVLNGKPGVAAATRESVLAALDVLGYERPVRLRRRSAGLVGLITPELENPIFPALAQVIGQALTRQGYTPVLATQTPGGSTEDELTEMLVERGVAGIIFVSGLHADTTADMRRYEQLRAQGVPYVLVNGFSPKVQAAFISPDDRAAMRLAVTHLASLGHTRIGLALGPRRFVPVLRKTEGFQAEMRARFGLPEAESAKLIQHSLYTLEGGQAAASELIASGCTAVVCASDMMALGAIRAARQLGFDVPRDISVVGFDDSPLIAFTDPPMTTIRQPVTAMGQAAVRTLLEEIGGTPAPHSEFVFMTELVVRGSTAAGPGSAPGPVSRAGDVNKA from the coding sequence ATGACCGCACGGCTTGCCGACATCGCAACCCAGGCGGGGGTCAGCGAAGCGACGGTCAGCCGGGTCCTCAACGGCAAGCCGGGGGTAGCGGCGGCCACCCGCGAGTCCGTACTCGCCGCACTCGACGTACTCGGCTACGAACGTCCGGTACGGCTGCGCCGCCGCAGCGCCGGTCTCGTCGGTCTGATCACGCCCGAGCTGGAGAACCCGATCTTCCCGGCGCTGGCGCAGGTCATCGGCCAGGCCCTGACCCGGCAGGGGTACACACCGGTCCTGGCCACCCAGACGCCCGGCGGCTCCACCGAGGACGAACTCACCGAGATGCTGGTGGAGCGCGGGGTCGCGGGCATCATCTTCGTCTCGGGACTGCACGCGGACACCACGGCCGACATGCGGCGCTACGAGCAGCTACGCGCCCAGGGCGTGCCGTACGTCCTGGTCAACGGCTTCTCACCGAAGGTGCAGGCGGCCTTCATCTCGCCCGACGACCGCGCGGCGATGCGGCTCGCCGTCACCCACCTCGCCTCGCTCGGCCACACCCGGATCGGGCTCGCGCTCGGGCCGCGGCGGTTCGTGCCGGTGCTGCGCAAGACGGAGGGCTTCCAAGCCGAGATGCGGGCCCGGTTCGGGCTGCCGGAGGCGGAGAGCGCGAAACTGATCCAGCACTCGCTGTACACGCTGGAGGGCGGCCAGGCGGCGGCGTCCGAGCTCATCGCGTCGGGCTGCACGGCGGTGGTGTGCGCCAGCGACATGATGGCACTCGGTGCCATCAGGGCCGCCCGCCAGCTGGGTTTCGACGTTCCGCGCGACATCTCGGTGGTCGGCTTCGACGACTCCCCGCTCATAGCGTTCACCGACCCCCCGATGACCACCATCAGGCAGCCGGTCACCGCCATGGGGCAGGCAGCCGTCCGCACCCTGCTCGAAGAGATCGGCGGCACCCCCGCACCGCACAGCGAATTCGTCTTTATGACCGAGCTGGTGGTCCGTGGTTCCACCGCCGCCGGTCCGGGATCCGCGCCCGGCCCGGTATCCCGGGCCGGGGACGTCAACAAGGCGTAG